From the genome of Spinacia oleracea cultivar Varoflay chromosome 2, BTI_SOV_V1, whole genome shotgun sequence, one region includes:
- the LOC110804180 gene encoding uncharacterized protein: MNGLDSSFEVLAFIPVNLGPLLSATVNNLWAWLAVITAAFSFWRLRSSSSHVIFPPPPPPPSKPIEPTPTTSFDGNGIAEESENVEEEEEKEEERVLTRGNSKKFFTVFEEDRENDQEDDDDNHHDEMDGQDEVEEEKNEWVVIKRWGSSSELTVEMRGGDFGWYSYQNRKVIDGSVVRLWREERENVTVRKNFVYSPRKLSASNSF, encoded by the coding sequence ATGAACGGCCTTGATTCATCCTTTGAGGTCTTGGCCTTTATCCCAGTTAATCTTGGCCCTTTATTATCCGCCACGGTAAACAATCTCTGGGCCTGGCTCGCCGTCATCACCGCCGCCTTTAGCTTCTGGCGCCTCCGTTCCTCCTCCTCCCACGTTATTTTCCCTcctccacctccaccaccaTCAAAACCAATAGAACCAACTCCGACGACGTCGTTTGACGGAAATGGCATTGCGGAGGAGAGCGAAAAtgtagaagaagaagaagaaaaggaggAGGAAAGGGTGTTGACGAGGGGTAACAGTAAAAAGTTTTTTACTGTTTTCGAAGAGGATAGAGAAAATGATCAAGAGGATGACGATGATAATCATCACGATGAGATGGACGGTCAGGATGAAGTTGAGGAGGAGAAGAATGAATGGGTGGTGATTAAGAGGTGGGGATCATCATCAGAATTAACGGTAGAGATGAGAGGTGGTGATTTTGGTTGGTATAGTTACCAAAATAGGAAAGTGATTGATGGGAGTGTGGTTAGATTgtggagggaggagagagaaaatgttacCGTCCGTAAAAACTTTGTCTACTCACCGCGTAAATTATCCGCCTCTAATAGCTTCTAA